The Fusobacteriaceae bacterium genome includes a window with the following:
- a CDS encoding ABC transporter ATP-binding protein, with protein MEERVKILTIRNLNISFKTVGGIVHAIRGVDLDVWRGETVAIVGESGSGKSVTVKAAMGILAKNGVINSGTMEFTYNPRGQDPVTLDLLKMGPKRIAREINGRRIAMIFQDPMTSLDPTMSIGKQIMEGMIAHFGTPKDRAKAKALELLDLVGIPDPVNRFKNYPHQLSGGMRQRVVIAIALACDPELLICDEPTTALDVTIQAKILELIKHVQKERGISVIYITHDLGVVAKVADFVNVMYAGKIVEKGTADEIFYDPRHPYTWGLLSSMPNLETSEDRLYAIPGNPPTLTGEIQGDAFAPRNKFALNIDRRLDAPMFKITETHSAATWLLHPKAPKVELPVELRNMIDRMLRMKAEKEKTT; from the coding sequence ATGGAAGAGCGGGTAAAAATCCTGACCATACGCAATCTGAATATTTCCTTCAAGACCGTGGGCGGCATCGTACACGCCATTCGGGGCGTCGATCTTGACGTCTGGCGCGGCGAGACCGTGGCCATAGTGGGGGAGAGCGGCTCCGGCAAGAGCGTCACCGTCAAGGCGGCCATGGGCATTTTGGCCAAAAATGGCGTGATCAATTCCGGAACCATGGAATTTACCTACAATCCTCGGGGACAGGATCCCGTTACCCTCGATTTGTTGAAAATGGGACCCAAGCGCATCGCCCGGGAAATCAACGGGAGGCGGATCGCCATGATCTTTCAGGACCCCATGACTTCTCTCGATCCGACGATGTCCATCGGAAAGCAAATTATGGAGGGCATGATCGCCCATTTCGGGACGCCCAAGGACCGGGCAAAGGCCAAAGCGCTTGAATTGCTGGACCTCGTGGGCATCCCCGATCCCGTCAACCGTTTTAAGAATTACCCCCATCAGCTTTCGGGCGGTATGCGCCAGCGCGTCGTCATCGCCATTGCCCTGGCCTGCGATCCGGAGCTGCTCATTTGCGACGAACCCACGACGGCTCTCGACGTCACGATACAGGCAAAAATCCTCGAGCTCATCAAACACGTCCAGAAAGAGCGCGGCATTTCGGTAATTTACATCACCCATGATTTGGGCGTTGTGGCGAAGGTGGCGGACTTCGTCAACGTCATGTACGCGGGGAAGATCGTCGAAAAGGGAACGGCCGACGAAATCTTTTACGATCCGCGTCATCCCTATACCTGGGGGCTTTTGAGCAGTATGCCAAACCTCGAGACAAGCGAGGACAGGCTCTACGCCATTCCCGGCAACCCGCCGACGCTGACCGGCGAAATCCAAGGAGACGCCTTCGCGCCCCGGAACAAATTCGCCCTCAATATCGACAGACGGCTGGACGCGCCCATGTTCAAGATCACGGAGACCCACAGCGCGGCGACCTGGCTCCTTCACCCCAAAGCGCCCAAAGTGGAACTGCCGGTGGAGCTCCGAAACATGATCGACCGTATGCTGCGAATGAAGGCGGAAAAGGAGAAAACAACATGA
- a CDS encoding 3'-5' exonuclease — protein MEENSGSRVVIFFDTETNGISYKSSVLSISALKGLVDPETGWVELTDKFERYYFPVEPFNWGAIRVNHLDGPTIQRLRGKNCPYPKYFQDDQEAFEAFSADCNRYVAHNIDFDRAFLRKTLKKTFCTMKGNLMAVKAPSSKPGTPKWPNLAETAAFYHIRLPEDEGTFHQSGYDALMVMKIFEQMLKTPYGKQATAVFLK, from the coding sequence ATGGAAGAAAATTCCGGCAGCCGCGTCGTGATTTTTTTCGATACGGAGACAAACGGGATCAGCTACAAGAGCAGCGTCCTTTCGATCTCGGCTCTCAAAGGGCTCGTGGATCCGGAAACGGGCTGGGTGGAGCTGACGGATAAATTTGAGCGCTACTACTTTCCCGTGGAGCCCTTCAACTGGGGGGCCATACGGGTCAATCATCTCGACGGACCGACGATCCAAAGGCTGCGAGGAAAGAACTGCCCCTATCCGAAGTATTTTCAGGATGATCAGGAGGCTTTCGAGGCTTTTTCCGCCGATTGCAACCGCTATGTGGCGCACAATATTGATTTTGACCGGGCGTTTTTGCGAAAAACCTTGAAAAAGACCTTTTGCACGATGAAGGGCAACCTCATGGCCGTCAAGGCCCCATCCTCAAAGCCCGGGACGCCGAAATGGCCGAATCTGGCGGAAACGGCCGCCTTTTACCATATCCGGCTTCCGGAAGACGAAGGGACCTTTCACCAAAGCGGCTACGACGCGCTGATGGTCATGAAAATCTTTGAGCAGATGCTGAAAACCCCCTACGGCAAGCAAGCGACGGCGGTTTTCCTGAAATGA
- a CDS encoding ABC transporter permease, with translation MRKYVLKRLAISVATLLTILFILFLMLRLMPGSPFNDEKLTKDQLAILYEKYGLDKPVPVQFVKYVGHMVTGDLGVSYAISKNTPITLLLKNRLPVSVRIGFQAVSFGALIGFLLGLLAAFKRGTVMDTLCTVISVLGVSLPSYVFALALSYTLGFKIKWFPMLYQTSRGFFSSVLPTIALSMFTLASISRFTRGEMIEVLDSDYMMFVRSKGITGARLVFRHALRNALIPIITVLAPLIVGLMTGSLVVEKIFSIPGVGSLMIASIQGNDYNVTIAIAFIYSAMYIGIMLLLDILYGLIDPRIRLARD, from the coding sequence ATGAGGAAGTATGTTTTAAAACGGCTTGCCATCAGCGTAGCGACGCTTCTGACCATTCTGTTTATCCTGTTTTTGATGCTGCGGCTCATGCCCGGCTCGCCCTTCAACGACGAAAAACTCACGAAAGACCAGCTTGCCATCCTCTATGAAAAATACGGGCTCGACAAGCCTGTTCCCGTGCAGTTCGTCAAATATGTGGGTCACATGGTGACAGGCGACCTCGGCGTTTCCTACGCCATCAGCAAAAATACGCCGATCACGCTGCTTTTGAAAAACAGACTGCCCGTCAGCGTCCGGATCGGTTTCCAAGCCGTTTCCTTCGGGGCTCTGATCGGGTTTCTGCTGGGCCTTCTGGCCGCCTTCAAGCGGGGGACCGTGATGGACACGCTGTGCACGGTGATTTCCGTCCTGGGGGTAAGTCTGCCCTCCTACGTGTTCGCGCTGGCGCTTTCCTACACGCTGGGCTTCAAGATCAAATGGTTCCCGATGCTCTATCAGACGAGTCGCGGGTTTTTTTCATCCGTCCTTCCCACGATCGCCCTTTCGATGTTTACACTGGCCAGTATTTCGCGCTTTACCCGGGGGGAAATGATCGAGGTGCTGGACAGCGATTATATGATGTTTGTGCGCAGCAAGGGGATAACGGGCGCGAGGCTCGTGTTTCGCCACGCCCTGAGAAACGCGCTCATTCCCATTATTACGGTACTGGCGCCGCTGATCGTGGGGCTTATGACCGGTTCCCTCGTCGTGGAGAAGATCTTTTCGATCCCCGGCGTGGGCTCGCTGATGATCGCCTCCATCCAGGGGAACGACTACAACGTGACGATCGCCATCGCCTTTATTTACAGCGCCATGTACATCGGGATCATGCTGCTCCTCGATATTCTCTATGGGCTCATTGATCCGCGAATCCGGCTGGCCAGGGATTGA
- a CDS encoding autotransporter domain-containing protein, translating into RQIGGGILGRLNFNEHESNEWYLKGSLHTGQIKNQYDSRDLRDLAGTVASYDKSSWYLGGHAELGTTWELSDKTKLGLGGKFLFSVIESGTVHLATGDPIDFRHMISERGQLAFSAQHKISDRVIPYARLSAEYEWKGEALATTHGYSLPAPSLHGASAGIELGIIAEPTEKMPLSIQTGIVGLYGKKEGYLGQLKIKYTL; encoded by the coding sequence CGCCAGATAGGCGGCGGCATCCTCGGACGATTGAACTTCAATGAACATGAATCCAATGAGTGGTATCTCAAAGGAAGTCTGCATACAGGGCAGATCAAAAATCAGTATGACAGCAGAGATTTGCGGGACCTTGCAGGGACAGTCGCCAGTTACGATAAATCCTCATGGTACCTTGGCGGCCATGCTGAACTTGGCACAACCTGGGAGCTATCTGACAAGACAAAACTTGGACTTGGCGGAAAATTCCTGTTTTCCGTGATTGAAAGCGGTACAGTACATCTTGCAACGGGAGACCCCATTGATTTTCGGCACATGATATCGGAACGGGGGCAGTTGGCATTCTCAGCTCAACATAAAATCAGCGATCGAGTCATTCCATACGCGCGGCTGAGCGCAGAATATGAATGGAAAGGCGAGGCATTGGCAACCACCCATGGATATTCATTACCGGCTCCGTCTTTACATGGCGCCTCAGCAGGCATTGAACTTGGAATTATTGCCGAACCCACGGAAAAAATGCCTCTATCCATCCAAACCGGCATCGTTGGCCTGTATGGAAAAAAAGAAGGCTATCTTGGGCAGCTCAAAATCAAATATACGCTGTGA
- a CDS encoding ATP-binding cassette domain-containing protein produces MSVREEPLLKVEGLTQHFKINRRLTIKAVNGVDFEIYPGETYGLVGESGSGKTTIGRAIIKLYELTAGKVLFDGMDISGELPAAENKRLRQSMQMVFQDPMSCLNPRKKISDIIGQGLDIHRLYRDSDERNHKIAAMLEKVGLSVAHASRYPMQFSGGQRQRVGIARALIMNPKMIIADECISALDVSIQAQVVNLMKDIQQETGTAYLFIAHDLSMVKYISNRIGVLHLGYLLETGTREEIFENPVHPYTKSLISSIPHPNPRYEKIRKAIHYDYAESGHDYSKGKMRLVEGTHWVLEE; encoded by the coding sequence ATGAGTGTCCGAGAAGAACCCCTGCTCAAAGTGGAGGGATTGACACAACATTTTAAAATAAACCGGCGCCTGACCATTAAAGCCGTCAACGGCGTCGATTTTGAGATTTATCCCGGCGAGACCTACGGCCTCGTGGGAGAGAGCGGCTCGGGGAAAACCACCATCGGCCGCGCCATCATCAAGCTCTACGAGTTGACCGCCGGTAAAGTCCTCTTTGACGGCATGGATATCTCGGGGGAACTGCCGGCCGCGGAGAACAAAAGATTGCGCCAGAGCATGCAAATGGTCTTTCAGGACCCCATGTCCTGCCTGAACCCCAGAAAGAAGATTTCCGACATCATCGGGCAGGGCCTCGATATCCACCGCCTCTACCGGGACAGCGACGAGCGCAACCACAAGATCGCCGCCATGTTGGAAAAGGTGGGACTTTCCGTCGCCCACGCCAGCCGCTACCCCATGCAGTTCAGCGGGGGGCAGCGGCAGCGGGTCGGCATCGCCCGGGCGCTCATTATGAACCCCAAGATGATCATCGCCGACGAGTGTATTTCGGCCTTGGACGTCTCCATTCAGGCCCAGGTCGTCAACCTCATGAAGGACATCCAGCAGGAGACCGGCACGGCCTATCTCTTTATCGCCCACGACCTGAGCATGGTCAAATACATCTCGAACCGGATCGGCGTCCTGCATTTGGGCTATTTGCTGGAAACGGGGACAAGGGAGGAGATCTTTGAAAATCCCGTTCACCCCTATACGAAAAGCCTGATCTCCAGCATCCCCCATCCGAATCCGCGCTACGAAAAAATCCGCAAGGCGATCCATTACGATTACGCCGAGAGCGGACATGACTACAGCAAAGGGAAGATGCGGCTTGTGGAGGGGACCCACTGGGTGTTGGAAGAATAA
- a CDS encoding ABC transporter permease yields MTEKDLENISFLPDDFELVGAAEEAHIDKLYESVGFWREAFMRFRKNIGAVTGLVIILCIVIMALVGPVMSDYTYNSQRIAEQNFAPRVKALEKWGIFDGSETMQMSRGVKEVNRYKEKNLPDTYYWFGSDTLGRDIWTRTWTGTRISLYIALVAVIVDMLFGLSYGLISGYFGGKTDMAMQRFVEVVNGIPNLVIVTLLIIVMKPGLSTITFALMITGWIGMSRIARAQMLRLKEQEFVLASRTLGAPNFFIIFREILPNIFGQLLTNTMFSIPNAIFTEAFLAFIGLGVPAPMASLGSLISEAFKSFTTHPYMIIFPTIVLALLMLSFNLLADGLRDAIDPTLRDR; encoded by the coding sequence ATGACGGAAAAAGATCTGGAAAACATCAGCTTTCTGCCCGACGATTTCGAGCTGGTCGGCGCGGCGGAAGAAGCCCATATCGATAAACTTTACGAGTCCGTCGGTTTTTGGCGGGAGGCTTTCATGCGCTTCCGGAAAAATATCGGCGCGGTCACCGGACTCGTGATTATCCTCTGTATTGTCATCATGGCCCTGGTAGGGCCCGTCATGAGCGACTACACCTACAACAGCCAGCGGATCGCCGAGCAAAATTTCGCGCCGCGGGTCAAAGCCCTCGAAAAATGGGGGATTTTTGACGGCAGCGAGACCATGCAGATGTCCCGTGGCGTCAAGGAAGTCAACCGCTACAAAGAAAAAAATCTGCCCGACACGTATTACTGGTTCGGTTCTGACACGCTGGGCCGCGATATCTGGACCCGCACGTGGACCGGCACCCGGATCTCGCTTTATATCGCCCTCGTGGCGGTTATTGTGGATATGCTCTTCGGGCTCAGTTACGGCCTTATTTCAGGCTATTTCGGCGGGAAAACCGATATGGCCATGCAGCGTTTCGTCGAGGTTGTCAACGGCATTCCCAACCTTGTCATTGTGACGCTTCTGATTATCGTCATGAAGCCCGGCCTTTCGACGATTACCTTTGCCCTGATGATCACGGGCTGGATCGGCATGAGCAGAATCGCCAGGGCCCAGATGCTGCGGCTGAAGGAGCAGGAATTCGTGCTGGCTTCCCGGACGCTGGGAGCGCCGAATTTCTTTATCATTTTCCGGGAAATACTCCCCAATATCTTCGGGCAATTGCTGACGAATACGATGTTCTCCATTCCCAACGCGATTTTTACCGAAGCCTTTCTGGCCTTTATCGGCCTCGGAGTGCCCGCGCCCATGGCGAGTTTGGGCTCCCTGATCTCCGAAGCCTTCAAGAGTTTTACGACACATCCCTATATGATCATCTTTCCGACCATAGTGCTGGCGCTGTTGATGCTGAGTTTCAATCTTTTGGCCGACGGCCTGCGCGACGCCATTGACCCCACGCTGCGGGACAGATAG
- a CDS encoding peptide ABC transporter substrate-binding protein, translating into MKRWTKLFTPLTALVMSLAFFMLTGQKLSAAGKALNVMIDVEVASLDPQIATDGTSFEVIRQLVDGLYGLDADGMYRPNIAKSVEKSPDGLKYTFKLADEAVWSNGTPVTAHDFVFAWRRLVDPKTASEYNFIMETAGVKNAQAITKGELAPTELGVKALDDKTLEVVLDVPVPYFESLMFFPPFFPVNEKFYNEAGGNFGTSAATYLSNGMFVLSEYEPAATSFKLVKNEKYYKKDKVALSGINYQVIKDSQQAVLSYQNGDIDVMTLHGEQAEQFVDDPEFIKVQRGYLWYISPNLKTKGLDNLNIRKAMAQAFDKKAVVEIILKDGSLVADYNVPVRLAIGPDGKDFRETSPTYNSYDVAAAKKNWEAGLKELGVKELKFSMVVEDTESAQNVAQFLQEQLQTNLPGLTITLEVMPKKNRLLRMQNGEYELGLTRWGPDYADPMTYLDMWITDSPYNYGKYSNPAYDAMIVDAKKGKLATDINARWEELKKAEKISADDVVIMPIYQNSDAALVKSNIKGMAYHLMGGRVYKDVVKE; encoded by the coding sequence ATGAAGAGATGGACAAAATTATTCACTCCGCTGACCGCCCTGGTCATGTCCCTGGCGTTTTTTATGTTGACGGGACAGAAACTCAGCGCCGCCGGCAAAGCCCTCAATGTCATGATCGACGTCGAAGTGGCCTCGTTGGATCCGCAGATCGCCACTGACGGCACGTCCTTTGAGGTTATCCGGCAACTGGTCGACGGGCTGTACGGCTTGGACGCCGACGGCATGTACCGGCCCAATATCGCCAAATCCGTGGAAAAAAGCCCCGACGGCCTGAAGTACACCTTCAAGCTGGCCGATGAGGCCGTGTGGTCAAACGGGACCCCCGTGACCGCCCATGACTTCGTATTCGCGTGGAGAAGACTCGTCGATCCCAAGACCGCTTCCGAATACAACTTTATCATGGAGACGGCGGGCGTCAAAAATGCCCAAGCCATCACGAAGGGCGAATTGGCCCCGACGGAACTCGGCGTGAAAGCCCTGGACGACAAGACGCTGGAAGTGGTGCTGGACGTACCCGTGCCCTATTTCGAAAGCCTGATGTTCTTCCCGCCCTTCTTCCCGGTCAACGAGAAGTTCTACAACGAAGCGGGCGGCAATTTCGGCACAAGCGCCGCGACCTACCTGAGCAACGGCATGTTCGTGCTTTCCGAGTATGAACCGGCCGCCACAAGCTTCAAACTGGTCAAGAACGAAAAATATTACAAAAAAGACAAAGTTGCCCTGTCAGGCATAAACTATCAAGTCATCAAAGACAGCCAGCAGGCCGTTTTGAGCTATCAGAACGGGGATATCGACGTCATGACCCTGCACGGCGAACAGGCCGAGCAGTTCGTAGACGATCCCGAATTCATCAAAGTACAGAGAGGCTATCTCTGGTACATCAGCCCCAACCTGAAGACGAAGGGACTCGACAACCTCAATATCCGGAAAGCCATGGCCCAGGCTTTCGACAAGAAAGCCGTCGTGGAGATCATCCTGAAAGACGGATCCCTCGTGGCCGATTACAACGTGCCCGTACGGCTGGCCATCGGCCCCGACGGCAAGGATTTCCGCGAGACCTCCCCGACCTACAATTCCTATGACGTGGCCGCGGCCAAGAAGAACTGGGAAGCGGGCCTCAAGGAACTGGGCGTCAAAGAACTGAAATTCAGCATGGTCGTAGAGGATACGGAATCGGCTCAGAACGTGGCCCAATTCCTGCAGGAACAGCTGCAGACGAATCTGCCGGGACTCACGATTACGCTTGAGGTAATGCCCAAGAAGAACCGGTTGCTCCGCATGCAGAACGGCGAATACGAACTGGGTCTGACCCGCTGGGGTCCCGACTACGCCGATCCCATGACCTATCTCGATATGTGGATCACCGATTCTCCCTACAACTATGGAAAGTACAGCAACCCCGCCTATGACGCCATGATCGTGGACGCCAAGAAGGGAAAGCTCGCCACGGACATCAACGCCCGCTGGGAAGAACTCAAAAAAGCGGAAAAGATTTCCGCCGACGATGTGGTAATTATGCCCATTTATCAGAATTCCGACGCCGCTCTCGTCAAGAGCAACATTAAAGGCATGGCCTATCATTTGATGGGCGGCCGCGTATACAAGGACGTTGTGAAAGAATAA